The genomic window CGCTGAACTCTGGAGCAGTGGTCCTGACTCTGTTCCCCAATTTCACCATGTCCATAGAGAAAAATTGGTCCACCGCCTTCCTGTTCAAATCCATATCACCTGAGCCCTGATGGACTCGGGCCTTGTTCAAGGCACACTTTATTCTCAAATGGCTTGTAGATTCCACTATCATGCTATCGGCTTGGGATTAGCCTCTTCTGGGGACATTCCTTTCATTCAAATCGACTCTCGAAATGAACCCACCACCGTTGCCATGGGTTTCAAATTATGAGAAACGTTAAACGGAAGAGCAAAGGAGACGTAGTAGTAATCCAATCACCACCCAAAATGCTGATTGAACTGTTACCATCAGATTTCATCGCAAAAATTGACACCCAAGCCCAATATCTTTTCCCACTCGAATGCTTGCTGCATCCACCTTTGATATTTGCATATTAGTTCGTGTATGTATGTATTTAGCTTGGACCTGTTAAGTTCTTTTATAAGCATTCGATGGGAATGAGCCTGTAATGTGAACTGCAGATTTGGTTGAGTGGGCTAGTTTTATATCTTTGGATGTTCTCAGAACCTTCCCAATCCCAATGCTGTTCATCGAAATACAGTTGGGAGTGGAGGGGTAATTGAGATTCTTCGAATATCAGTACCTTCCTATtgatttaaaagttaaattttagtattgttgttaaaaagtatttttgaaaaataaaatatttattttagacttgatattgtaaagtaaaaatatgtatttaaataatttttaaattcattaatattattatttttagtaaaaacataaaaaataatttattgtaatttgttatttatatttcaatactaaacataaaaaataatttattgtaatttgttatttatattttaatatatgaaatataaattttaaatatttgtaagcAATCAATATTagttatttgtaaaatttaatttaaccttataatttattttttaaatattattaaaatgtaattattataaatttaagtatataatgttatatatttaaaataaatctaaatagaaaaataattatatactcAATATATATTAGATAAAATATAATAGATTATAAATAAGGGTTGAAGAAATCACTTAGAGCACGTTTGATtcgctgtattggaatagaggcgtaatggaatagaggcgtaatagcaattcaattatttggttgaatgtaatggaatagaggcgtaatagtattcttgtgtttggttgaatggaatagaggtgtaatagcataagggaaaaaactaaaatgactagaatacccttagtagaaatttgtttaggtaaatgattattgttattgttattaaattttaataagattattaatatcaataataaataatttaatcatattttaacataattattattaaaaatattttaattaaaatatataatttaataaaattcttaataatcaatattcttatataaatttactaaaatcataatatatgatactataaaatataatttaacataattattattaaatatattttaattaaaatatataatttaataaaattcttaataatcaatattcttatataaatttaccaaaatcataatatatgatactataaaatataatttaacataattattattaaatatattttaattaaaatatataatttaataaaattcttaataatcaatattcttaatAACCAATATTCttataacaaaaattcaaagtaaTTTCCAACGGCTAAAATGTTAAGACTACAATTGTGACAGAAGCATTACATGTTAGATCAATAaaccatataataaaagtattggCATATCAAACACTGCCTAAACCAtggaaaaatgacaaaaaaagtAATTGATTCCAAAGTATCTTAACAAATAAGCATTCTGGATTCACAACAACTACCACAGGCAAATACAAAGATGGGAAACCCCCAGTTGGGAATGAGAAGTCATTGCTTGTGCATCCTCCATTTGCAATGTATTGTTTGGAGCTTGTTGATATACTTGAACCAACAATAGGACCATTTCCCATGGCTTTGGTTGAGTCCACGTTCATGTTACATACTTTTTTGACTTTCTTCTCTTGTACCTTTACAAGTTTGAAATGACATTAGAAATACCCAACAGGATGACAAGGTTAAATTTGTAGATTTGCTATGTTGCTGCTTTTGGGATATTGATATTCCTTGGGAAAAAATAGTGGAGTTATCACAATAATAATTTGTGTATAACTTTATAACTGTAAAATCCGGAATAGAAAATATGCCTTTACCTACCTTCCATAACTTGATTGTTCTGTCATTTGTcgacaaaagaaaaagaacaccATTAGATGACTGGCACCacctaattttgttaattttcttCTCAATTTCCAAGCTCTTCAGATAGTCAAACTGTATTAAACCAAGGGAGTACACGTTTTCAATATTCAAGTCCAGAAAGTTTTTAGCATGTACTCCCAATAATCATTATGTTTATGTCTACCACAAACCAAACATAAATACCTCAGGTTCGTGGCTCTGAAACTCTGTTTTATAGCGAAACTCAAGATGCCTATTGATTGGATAATCCATCTTCTCTAGATCTCTTCGATGTCCAACATGCTACATATTATAAAACGGTATGACAAAGTGTGAGAACAGAACACCGGAGAATCACAGTAAGTGAAACAAGCAGGTTcagaaatattaaaaagaaaaatggtcAGAGAACGTACGTCTTGAGTGTCAATCCTTTCAAACAAAACCACCCAACCCCCACGATCACCAGTAGCAAGGTGATCGCCATTTCTATTGAATTCAATTGCAGATATGATATCAACTGAAAAAGAAACAATGGCATGTAAATGAAGTGAAAAGAGAAGCAGAACATGTAGGACATATAAGTACCAAGTATATCGCGCCCGCAACTGTTTTCTTCACACAAGCAGACTCATCAAGCAAAGTGCATCATGGAAAAGctcttcaaaattttctatttaatcaCGCTTAGAGTTGAGGCCAATGCAAGGAAGGCATCATGAAGAGCAAAACCAATAACAGCCCATCCCGAGATGGTTCACAAAGAAATTATGGTTCTTATTGGATCAAAACCTCATCGAACTGTCACTTGTATGGCCAGACTCCTAAGTAAGACCATctgattaatgcatgaaactagTTTTACTTCCATGTTAGTCCATAAATAACACCCTAAAGTCAAAGAGCATCAGTCACACAGGCAAACTCAGTCTCTTACCACAAAGGACTTGCTTAGTACATTTTTTATATGGTGCACCACCCTCCAAGACCAGGAACCTAGTAATTAGATCAATCTACAGTTCATTGAATTCCTTCTTCAGACTTTCAGTAAATAACATCTAATCTCAACTTAATTATTGAACTCAACCGATAATTAGTTAATTCTAGAACACAAAAAATTCTTCATTGCTTCACATCACACTTTGAGACGATATACAGTGTATGAAGCTAGACCTAGATCTTAACATTATACACTAATCCAACAATATATATTACCAATttaaacaatggaaaaataaatagcaagggaaaaaaaaagattattagctataaggattaaaaaacaataaatttcgATAATTCTTTAGCACTGAGACAAAATCAACGCTAAGAGAAACCAAATCGAATAAATCCAAATAGCACAACTTCCTGAATTTCCTCTCCGGCCGTCCGTTCTCCGAACACTTGAGAGAACTTCCAGTCAAGTGGTATTTCCCACTTTTAAAGAAACAATGGAATACCTTTGGAGCTTCTGAGAGATTTGAGAACAGTTTTGTAACCCAAAGTGTATTTCCCACTTTTCATAACGAGAGCCAATCTGTTGTTAATGCTCTCATGGGTCTTCTTCTGCATCAAAATACCATCATCAACAACATAAAAATGAATTAGCATGTTTTCagaaaatttaggttaaatatttaaaaaaaaaaagaagagaaaacgaGTAAATGGGTCTTTACGGTCTTCTTGGCGGCAACCATTGTCGTCGGAGGACAGGAGATCTTCGGCGAGAAGGGAACTGCGGCAGCTATTCAGTTTCACCACATGCCAAGATGAAAGTCGGGACTGGCTGGAGGTTTGGTTCGCTGGCAGCTTctgttgatgttgggagggagagggtgggGTGGGGTGGGGTGGGGTGGAGAATCGATTTCTGCTTGGGAGGGTAAAAGGGAGACCGATTAGGCAATCTTTGATTTTGGAACGTAATAGCAAATCGGTGCTGAAGCAGAGAAAAGTCGAATCCGTCCACAACCTAATAGGCCCGTATTAGGGCAATGCAGCGAACCAAACGCTGGAATAGGTAGGTAATGTAATAGGCGCGTAATCGAGGCGTAATGGATTACCTattacactgaaccaaacacGCTTTTAAAAAGTGTTTTTTCAAAAACTGAAACTGAAAAATTGTTTTCACTTTTGggttaaaaaacattttttattgcAAAAACTATTTGTTTAATATTATTTACAGTTCCAAAAGCgcttttaattctaaaaatcaCTTTTGAAAAATAATGAGAAATAAAACCTTAATGtcttttaattttcttcttaTTGGATTAATACTTTGAGATCATTGTTCTATCCATCCATCTTTGGCCATTATTTATTAGTCTTGTTGGATCGGTAGGAAGATAAAAAAATCGGTCAATATACCAATCcggaaaaaaagttaaattaatctTTGGACGAACactaaaaaaatttgaaacaaaaatttgatcattaaattagtttataatttttatttttaattaaatatttaattgttataattttattgttaaacTGAATATCGATAGTTTAATTTGTTCAACTATCaatttggttttcaaaatattACCATGTAttgaatgtaaaaatataatacaattaTACAGTTGCATCAAAATTTAtaggttaatatgtaatttaCCCCTTGAACTTGTTTAAAAATACCTAATTAATATATGAACTTTTTTTATACCTAATTAGTACCTGAACTTGTATTCCGTCTCACATTACCCCAATTTGATAATAGCATTAATTTTTTAAGGGTAACATGTAACTTGTCAACTAAATTTGTCCAAAAAGCACCTAATTAGTACCtaaatttatctaaaaaattatattttttaaaagatttaatttttttaatttatatcgcCATACTAAGAGACACACATGTCACTATAGGACTGGTAACCAATGCCACATTAGCACTAATGTTATTGTGACCAACCTGAGCGACTGACAAAAATTTCAGGTACCAACTTTTGGATAAATTCAAAGGGCTAAACTACTTATTAACTCAAACTTATATAATACATAATACTTCGCACACGATTATGACAAAAACacagacacacacacacacaaaacaaGACACATCCTTTTGTCCAAAATAGGCTTCAGAAGTCGAATCACTTGTAAGCAGAGGGTTgagtccaaaaaaaaaaagagttgaggGGTTTAAAACTTTGAAATGCAGCTGTTTGAACTAAGAGCCCATGAACCTCATTGATCTCTTCCTATCGCGTGTACGTGCAAAGAAATGTATGAACTAAAAAGCCTAGCAAATTGTTCCACTATGTCAATGCTGATAACATATAACAGACGTTTTAAGTACAAGGAAATACACAGAGAAAACACTGATAAATCAATCGATAAAGTACAACAGATGCCGGACGGTATTAATGGTTACTCTACCTAGAATCAATTCAAATGAAAGGCTCTTCTGAATTAAGAATTAAACACTTGCTGTTTGTAAATAAGCCTTGTGGTAATCCATTTAGATTTTAGAACATACAAAAAAGGCCGGTAAACTTGATTATGAAAGACTACTCAACTATCCCTCATCTTTCAAAACCATTACTTCCAGATTAGAAGGCAAAATGTCATGAAGGAGGTTTTAGTTCCAGCATTATGGCTTGTGGATCTTGTACCCAAATACTCTTGGAACATAGCTTTGAATTGCCTTTTGTGGCTTCAAGTGCCCATGTGCCATCAGGAACAGGTTTGGAAATGTGGTCCCAAAATAGGCTCCATCAATGTCTAGATAGAATAAAGGTAACTTCATTACATACTCCAACCACAAAATTCCTAGcacaaattttggaaaaagaaacaCTGATCCCATGATGATGTATCAGGACCTTTATGTGACATAAACTACGATGTAAGAGTGATatctgttaacattaatggaagacaattaataatggttgccattaacattaatgggagacaatcaataatgacaaccaccaactttggaaaagtggcaagggataatttttttttggtccttgagataatgggctatttattgtttggtccttaaacctcaactataaataggccttctcatttctcatttcaattcatcccaaccaatctttctctcttagtttttttttctcccatttgagaattcttaaggaattctatttgtttgtaatactttgaagatagtaaagttatcatctgatgttagtgcccgaggacgtaggtataatttaccgaacctcgttaaaactcttgtgttctttcttgtcctatttttctttcaatatttgagggtataatagtagtatttaattgtgctattaaattactatagaagggatattctgtctaaggaaagacttggtatttaagagatccatgtgatccacctctcttccctgggaattgaactttgtgtgattttttagtacaataatttacacacttccgaccctattggaacagcaagtggtatcagagccgaaggttaatcgtagtatgctctgtggttgcagtttaaactgatcttccacatcagaaaagatttccttaggtatattgaaagattatggagaaaacggtcggtgtaggagcttcaacatcgtccatg from Gossypium hirsutum isolate 1008001.06 chromosome D12, Gossypium_hirsutum_v2.1, whole genome shotgun sequence includes these protein-coding regions:
- the LOC107944197 gene encoding serine/threonine protein phosphatase 2A 55 kDa regulatory subunit B alpha isoform, with protein sequence MDYPINRHLEFRYKTEFQSHEPEFDYLKSLEIEKKINKIRWCQSSNGVLFLLSTNDRTIKLWKVQEKKVKKVCNMNVDSTKAMGNGPIVGSSISTSSKQYIANGGCTSNDFSFPTGGFPSLYLPVVVVVNPECLFVKILWNQLLFLSFFHGLGSV